CCCCATTTTTAAGAGAAAAACTGCGTAGGGGCTTTATGTCCCGATTTCAAAGAAAATTGCTGCAACACTTGCTGTTCCCGCTCATTGACCATTTCCTTTACATAGGCAAGCAAAACAAACTTTTCTATCAACGTTATGGCGTGCCTGAATCAAAATTAGCAAACTCACCATACGCGGTTGACAATGAACGCTTTCACCGACAAGCCACCGATTTACTGAAAAACAAACAATCCCTTAAACAAGAACTTGGCTTTCCTCCTGACAAAAAAGTAATTTTGTTTGTAGGAAAACTCATACCCATCAAGCGTCCACTTGATTTGATAATGGCCTTTAAAACCATCGCCAATGATGCCAATGCGGTGTTGGCGATAGTGGGTGATGGAGAAATGAAACAGGAAATAGAAGCCAAAATCGCAGCATACAGTTTAGATGACAAGGTACGCCTGTTCGGCTTCGTCAACCAATCCAAAATTGCTCAATTCTATGCCGTTTCAGATGTTTTGGTGCTGTGTTCTTCGAGCGAGGCGTGGGGGCTTGCCGTCAACGAGGCCATGAATTTTGGCTTGCCTGTCATTGTCTCCGACGCGGTTGGTTGTACCGATGACTTGGTGAAGGAAGGGCTAAACGGGTTTGTCGTCCCCACCGGCGATGTGGAGCAACTGGCCGAAAAACTACTCTATATCCTACAAAACGATGAATGGCGGCTGAAAGCCCGTCAAGTCTCTCACGAGGTAATAGCAGAGTATTCATATTCTGTTGCCATCAAGAATCTCGCCTCGCTCTAACTGCGCCCCAACCGACTCTTTACTCACCACGCGCGTCCTCACATGATTCACGGCAGCCGCAAAAGCAGAATCCTCGCCGGCATCTCGGCGAATGTGTTCGGCCAATTCGTCACGGTATGTGTGCAGTTGGCCGGTGTGCCGCTCATGCTCCATTATTGGGGAATGCAATACTACGGCGAATGGCTACTGATTTTCACAATACCCGGCTATCTGGGCATGAGCGATTTGGGGCTTGGCACGGTGGCGACCACCGAAATGTCCATGTGCGCAGCGAAACAAGACTATGAGCAGGCCAAACGCATTTTTCGCGGGGCATTCCTGAGCATCGTGGGAATCGGGCTGACGGTTTGTGCGACATTTTCAATCCTCATTTTTGCCTTGCCGTGGCACGATTGGCTCAAACTTCAACAAGTCGCCCCTGCCGAACTCAATTTGACCATGCTTCTGTTGACATGGTATATTTTTTTTGCCATTTTTCTCACGTTGCTGTTAGGCGCTTATCGAACCGTCGGGCGCTATGCACGCGGGCAGGTAATCTCCAATTTGTTCAGATTGTTGGAATTTGTGGCTTTGTTGACTGCAGTAATATCAGGAGCAGGAGTAGTTGCGGCGGCAGGCGCTTTCTTGGCAGCCCGCATCATGTACGCAAGTGTTATCTGGTTCGACATTCGACGCTTGGCGGGGTGGCTTCGTGTCGAAAAAATTGATTTTGAATGGCCAATCGTACGTCGTTTGTTGCCTCCGTCGCTTTCGATGATGACTGTTTACATGGGGCAAAATTTTTTGACACAAGGACTGGTCACCATTCTCGGCATCACCCTCGGGGCGGCAAGCGTGGTGCTTTTTTCCACCGTGCGCACATTGTGCAACTTTGCCAAACAGGTCATCGGCATTATCAATCTCTCGGTTTTTTCGGAATATGCGCTCAGCCTCGGCAAGCAAGATTTCGATGCGCTGCGCCGCTTGCACGCCCGTTCGGTGCAG
This genomic interval from Saprospiraceae bacterium contains the following:
- a CDS encoding lipopolysaccharide biosynthesis protein, producing the protein MIHGSRKSRILAGISANVFGQFVTVCVQLAGVPLMLHYWGMQYYGEWLLIFTIPGYLGMSDLGLGTVATTEMSMCAAKQDYEQAKRIFRGAFLSIVGIGLTVCATFSILIFALPWHDWLKLQQVAPAELNLTMLLLTWYIFFAIFLTLLLGAYRTVGRYARGQVISNLFRLLEFVALLTAVISGAGVVAAAGAFLAARIMYASVIWFDIRRLAGWLRVEKIDFEWPIVRRLLPPSLSMMTVYMGQNFLTQGLVTILGITLGAASVVLFSTVRTLCNFAKQVIGIINLSVFSEYALSLGKQDFDALRRLHARSVQAIVGLTLLSVLGLKIFGPFILDFWTKGQVTAEEPFFTLYLCYILVNSLWLGSWTLLLGCNRHQKITRYYLMTSLFVLVSAYLCVGSMGLSILPILLILSDVVFSLIVLRTSLGWLQQPALDFVRQTLTLPKPRLIWK
- a CDS encoding glycosyltransferase family 4 protein codes for the protein MNYRKIVFLNTHPIQYFAPMYQEMAAKKVFDFEVWYCTRHGLNAEVDKQFGKAVKWDIPILEGYPHKFLKNHAPKPSLYSIWGIINPSIFKEIFRLPRKSAVVLFGWNNFTYLAAVMACKLSGQAVMIRCDTPFLREKLRRGFMSRFQRKLLQHLLFPLIDHFLYIGKQNKLFYQRYGVPESKLANSPYAVDNERFHRQATDLLKNKQSLKQELGFPPDKKVILFVGKLIPIKRPLDLIMAFKTIANDANAVLAIVGDGEMKQEIEAKIAAYSLDDKVRLFGFVNQSKIAQFYAVSDVLVLCSSSEAWGLAVNEAMNFGLPVIVSDAVGCTDDLVKEGLNGFVVPTGDVEQLAEKLLYILQNDEWRLKARQVSHEVIAEYSYSVAIKNLASL